In the Leishmania mexicana MHOM/GT/2001/U1103 complete genome, chromosome 31 genome, one interval contains:
- a CDS encoding chaperonin HSP60, mitochondrial precursor,putative gives MLSRTVLRCVKYGSTPKDIRYGMEARNALLTGVENLVKAVGVTLGPKGRNVILEMPYASPKITKDGVTVAKSIEFEDSFENLGANLVRQVAGLTNDNAGDGTTTATVLSGAIFKEGFRSVASGTNPMDLKRGIDLACREVLISLAEQSRPVTSKSEITQVAMISANMDQEIGSLIGDAMQQVGKDGVITTQEGRSLNTELELVEGMSFERGYTSPYFVTNTKAQRCELENALVYVANRKLTSVAHILPALNYAIQQKRPLLVIAEDVEGEAMHTFLYNKIQGRISGCAVKAPGFGDMRINQLQDIAVFTGSQMISEDLGLSLDQNDFSERFLGTCRKVTVSRDECILMEGGGSAIAVEERVQMIKDMISAEDHEYNRERLVERLAKLSGGVAVIKVGGASEVEINEKKDRIIDALNATRAAVSEGILAGGGTGLLIASLRLESISKDRRLPPDIRTGVNIVKKAIGLPTRYIANNAGVEGSVVAGKVLARKDPSFGYNAQTGEYVNMFEAGIIDPMKVVKSAVVNACSVAGMMITTEAAVVEKDLLGREKRIEDEGMEDKEKKRSVDTLRKQVNERNAPMPKMAPPMKFDMKGL, from the coding sequence ATGCTCTCCCGTACGGTACTTCGCTGCGTCAAGTACGGCTCAACCCCGAAGGACATCCGCTATGGCATGGAGGCTCGCAACGCCCTGCTTACCGGCGTTGAGAACCTTGTCAAGGCCGTCGGTGTCACGCTCGGGCCCAAGGGCCGCAACGTGATTCTCGAGATGCCATACGCAAGCCCGAAGATCACCAAGGATGGCGTCACGGTGGCCAAGAGCATCGAGTTCGAGGACAGCTTCGAGAACCTTGGGGCGAACTTGGTGCGCCAGGTGGCAGGGCTGACGAACGACAACGCCGGTgacggcaccaccaccgctaccGTCCTCTCCGGGGCGATCTTCAAGGAGGGCTTCCGCAGCGTTGCAAGTGGCACGAATCCGATGGACCTGAAGCGGGGCATCGACCTCGCATGCCGGGAGGTGCTCATATCTCTGGCCGAGCAGTCTCGCCCCGTCACCTCCAAATCTGAGATCACCCAGGTAGCGATGATCTCGGCGAACATGGACCAAGAGATCGGCAGCCTGATCGGCGACGCGATGCAGCAGGTCGGCAAGGATGGCGTAATCACAACGCAGGAGGGTCGCTCGCTTAATACGGAACTAGAGCTGGTGGAGGGGATGTCCTTTGAGCGTGGGTACACGTCACCGTACTTTGTGACGAACACGAAGGCGCAAAGGTGCGAGCTCGAGAACGCCCTCGTCTACGTGGCGAACCGCAAACTCACGAGTGTGGCGCACATCTTGCCCGCGCTGAACTACGCAATTCAGCAGAAGCGTCCGCTTCTGGTGATTGCCGAGGacgtggagggggaggccaTGCACACGTTTCTGTACAACAAGATTCAGGGCCGCATCAGCGGCTGTGCCGTCAAGGCCCCGGGCTTTGGCGACATGCGCATCAACCAGCTGCAGGATATCGCCGTCTTCACAGGGTCGCAGATGATCTCGGAGGACCTAGGCCTTTCACTGGACCAGAACGATTTCTCCGAGCGGTTCCTCGGCACGTGTCGAAAGGTGACCGTCTCCCGTGACGAGTGCATCTTGatggagggcggcggcagtgccatTGCCGTGGAGGAGCGAGTGCAGATGATCAAAGACATGATCTCCGCCGAGGACCACGAGTACAATCGCGAGCGTCTGGTCGAGCGTCTGGCGAAGCTCTCGGGTGGGGTTGCGGTGATCAAGGTCGGTGGCGCCTCGGAAGTAGAGATCAATGAGAAGAAGGACCGCATCATCGACGCGCTCAACGCCACGCGCGCGGCTGTATCAGAGGGCATCCTCGCAGGTGGTGGTACCGGGTTGCTTATAGCCTCCCTGCGTCTCGAGAGCATCTCCAAGGACCGACGACTTCCACCGGACATCCGCACGGGCGTGAACATTGTGAAGAAGGCAATCGGCCTGCCCACGCGGTACATCGCGAACAACGCAGGCGTAGAGGGCAGTGTGGTCGCGGGGAAGGTACTCGCGCGCAAGGACCCGAGCTTCGGCTACAACGCGCAGACCGGCGAGTATGTGAATATGTTCGAGGCAGGCATTATCGATCCTATGAAAGTAGTGAAGTCTGCCGTCGTCAACGCATGCTCTGTGGCGGGCATGATGATTACGACGGAagcggcagtggtggagAAGGACCTGCTAGGGCGAGAGAAGCGCATCGAGGATGAGGGGATGGAGGacaaggagaagaagcgcagcgtCGACACGCTGCGCAAGCAGGTAAATGAACGGAATGCGCCGATGCCCAAGATGGCGCCGCCGATGAAGTTTGATATGAAAGGGCTGTAG
- a CDS encoding putative heat shock protein-like protein encodes MIDYYQFLGLDRQSGDDDVAKAYRRYALAYSPQCHPDSTDQEALQRNFMIAAQAYTVLSDPKKRAIYDIYGEEGIRHGGTGQQGVPGGIDLDFIDPNAVFTRFFGVDNPFQVIGNVDAVKNNQHNFFSVIAGMPPNPPKCPAIEVKLPVTLEDVFYGAMRQATWNATHAGAPTLDAAVTTTEESYEVRVEKGARTGDHFLVEGRGNTCPGYARGDVVVVVDVMPHTQFRREGDDLVTKVDISLRDALCGTTVTVSTMEGRELSILIDEIVDPAYRARITGEGLPSYGGGDATRGDLIIEFTTKFPSFLTAEQKAEIGRILDAN; translated from the coding sequence ATGATCGACTACTACCAGTTTCTGGGCTTGGACCGGCAGTCGGGTGATGACGATGTGGCGAAGGCCTATCGCCGCTACGCGCTCGCCTACAGCCCACAGTGCCACCCTGACAGCACTGACcaagaggcgctgcagcgcaatTTCATGATCGCCGCGCAGGCGTACACTGTGCTCTCTGATCCTAAGAAGCGCGCCATCTATGACATCTACGGTGAGGAGGGCATCCGCCACGGTGGCACTGGCCAACAGGGGGTGCCGGGCGGTATCGACCTCGACTTCATCGATCCCAACGCCGTCTTCACCCGCTTCTTCGGCGTCGACAACCCGTTCCAGGTGATCGGCAATGTGGATGCGGTGAAGAACAACCAGCACAACTTCTTTAGCGTCATCGCCGGCATGCCGCCAAACCCGCCCAAGTGCCCCGCGATCGAGGTGAAGCTGCCGGTGACACTCGAGGACGTATTTTATGGCGCCATGCGCCAAGCCACATGGAATGCGACGCATGCTGGCGCGCCAACACTCGATGCTGCTGTGACTACAACGGAAGAGTCTTACGAGGTGCGTGTAGAGAAGGGTGCGAGGACGGGTGATCATTTCCTTGTCGAAGGCCGCGGCAACACCTGCCCTGGGTACGCGCGTGGTGATGTTGTCGTCGTGGTGGACGTCATGCCGCATACGCAGTTTCGTCGGGAGGGCGACGACCTGGTCACAAAGGTAGACATCTCTCTGCGCGACGCCctctgcggcaccaccgtgACGGTGAGCACGATGGAGGGTCGTGAACTGTCCATCCTGATTGACGAAATTGTCGACCCCGCCTACCGCGCGCGCATCACAGGGGAAGGTCTGCCGAgctacggcggcggtgatgccaCACGCGGAGACCTCATCATCGAGTTCACCACGAAGTTCCCAAGCTTCTTGACAGCGGAACAGAAAGCAGAGATTGGTCGTATCTTGGATGCCAACTAG